The following is a genomic window from Vibrio cyclitrophicus.
CTTAGAGGTTTCGCGGTATTTTCCGCCGCGACAAGCTTCTTAATGAGCGCACGAATTGCTGTCGATGAACACTCTCCGCCATTGTCTGTACTGACGTGGCTCGAGAAAAAATATTTGAGTTCGAAGATGCCACGTGGTGTGTGCATGAATTTTTGAGTCGTCACACGAGAGATTGTGGATTCATGCATATCAACGGCTAACGCAACATCGTTGAGAACCATAGGTTTCATCGCTTCTTCGCCATGTTCGAAGAAATCACGTTGATGTTCAACAATACATCGTGCAACTTTGAGTAGCGTCTCATTTCGACTTTCTAAGCTCTTAATTAGCCATTTTGCTTCTTGCAAATTTGAGCGAATGTACTGGTTGTCGGCGCTGCTACCTTTGCTTCCAAGGTCGGCGTATTGTTGATTCACTTTCAGTTTAGGCACGCTGTCTGGATTTATGGTGACTAACCACTTACCAAGATCTTTGAATACTGAAACATCAGGAACAACATATTCGGTTTCATCTGGTGTAATCTTACTGCCAGGTCGTGGATCCAGTTGTTGAATCAGTTGCAAAACCTCACGCAGTTCTGCTTCTTTCAACTTAGTTTCTTTGATAACCAGTTTGTAATCACGGTTACCTAGTTGGTCGATATGGCTAGTAAGTACTAACTTAGCTTCATTAAGCCAAGGGGTATCTTGCGGGAAGGTAGCCAGTTGTAGTAACAAGCAATCTTGCAGGTTGATTGAACCGACACCTAAAGGGTCAAACTGCTGAATACGTTTGCGAACGGCTTCAATCTCATCAAGCTCTACTTCTTCTCTATCGAAGTTTTCAAGAATATCTTCACAAGATACGGTGAGGTAGCCATAGTCATC
Proteins encoded in this region:
- a CDS encoding RNA polymerase factor sigma-54 is translated as MKPSLQLKLGQQLAMTPQLQQAIRLLQLSTLDLQQEIQEALESNPLLDVEEGNEETPASEEKPSSDEKETVEATEQDLPDSSDLIEKSEIGNELEIDTTWEDVYSANTGNTGIAIDDDMPVYQGETTESLHDYLLWQLDLTPFTETDRSIAFALIDAIDDYGYLTVSCEDILENFDREEVELDEIEAVRKRIQQFDPLGVGSINLQDCLLLQLATFPQDTPWLNEAKLVLTSHIDQLGNRDYKLVIKETKLKEAELREVLQLIQQLDPRPGSKITPDETEYVVPDVSVFKDLGKWLVTINPDSVPKLKVNQQYADLGSKGSSADNQYIRSNLQEAKWLIKSLESRNETLLKVARCIVEHQRDFFEHGEEAMKPMVLNDVALAVDMHESTISRVTTQKFMHTPRGIFELKYFFSSHVSTDNGGECSSTAIRALIKKLVAAENTAKPLSDSKIAALLADQGIQVARRTIAKYRESLGIAPSSQRKRLL